The sequence CGCTCGGCGGCGACGGCACCGTCAACGAGGTGGTCAACGGACTGCTGCACGCCGGACCCGATCTGGACCGGCTGCCCGGACTCGCCGTCGTACCCGGCGGATCCACCAATGTCTTCGCCCGTGCCCTCGGCCTGCCCAACGACCCCGTCGAGGCCACCGGCGCCCTGCTGGACGCGCTGCGTGAGAAGCGGGAGCGCGTGGTGGGCCTCGGCCTCGCCTCCGGCACCCCCGGTTCCGAGGACGAAGGGGTACCGGCCCGCTGGTTCACCTTCAACGCGGGGCTCGGTTTCGACGCGGGCGTCGTCGGGCGGGTCGAGCAGCAGCGCGAGCTCGGCAAGAAGTCGACGCACGCGCTCTATGTGCGGCAGGTGATCCGGCAGTTCCTCGGCGAGGCCAATCGCCGGCACGGCCTGATCACCTTGGAGCGGCCCGGCGAGGACCCGATCGAGGATCTTGTTGTCGCCATAGTCTCGAACACGTCCCCTTGGACGTATCTCGGCAATCGCCCCATGTACACATCGCCTAAGGCTTCGTTCGACTCGGGCATCGACGTACTCGGTCTCAGCCGCCTGTCGACGGCCGCGGTTGCCCGGTATGGCACCCAGTTGCTCACTTCGTCCCCCGAGCGCGGACCCCATGGCAGGCATGCGTTCCCACTCCATGATCTGGACCACTTCACCTTGCATTCGAAGGCTCCCCTGCCGCTCCAGATGGACGGTGACCACCTGGGGCTGCGCAGAAGCGTGACGTTCACAGGCGTACGCCGCGCACTGCGTGTGATTGTGTGAGCGGAAGAGGCGAAAGTCCTTTCACTCGAACGTTTAGGCCAGGATCCACCCCATGGAAGTACGGCTGTGACCCAGTCGACACCGAGGAATCAAAAAAAACTTTCCGGAAGGGGTTGTATCCGCCGCTGAGGTTTGCGAGTCTCTACGTGGCGATCGGGACGGCCCCCAACACCGGCCTCCACTGATCACCGGAACCCCTCTTCATACCAAGGACCCCGCCGGGGAAGACTCGGCGTTCGGCCCTTCACTTGTCGAGGGATTCGTGAAAGCGTTCACATTCACAAGCAACTTGCATGTAATACCAAGGAGAGGTAGCAGCCATGGACTGGCGTCACAACGCCGTTTGCCGCGAGGAAGACCCCGAGCTCTTCTTCCCCATCGGCAACACCGGTCCCGCGCTGCTGCAGATCGAGGAAGCCAAGGCCGTCTGCCGTCGCTGCCCGGTGATCGAGCAGTGTCTGCAGTGGGCGCTTGAGTCCGGCCAGGACTCCGGCGTCTGGGGTGGCCTCAGCGAGGACGAGCGTCGCGCGATGAAGCGCCGTGCCGCCCGCAACCGGGCCCGTCAGGCCTCCGCCTGACACACCCACCCCAGCTGACAGCCTGAGCTTGGCGGCGCGTGCATCGAGCACGCATCTCCCGCCCCCGAGCAGCAGCGCGCAGTATCCCCCGATGCCGCCAGCGAACAGCAGCGCAGCAACGAGCACGAGCCTCGGACCAATGACGGTCCGGGGCTTTCTGCTGTCCCGGACCACGCCACGGACCGCACCCCGGATGGGGTCCCGGACCGCGTCCCGCCCGTCGTCACACCCGGCGCCGCCATTGGTTCATACCAACGCCCCCTCCCCCGGGGGCCGTTGACTACTTCTGCGCGCGCACCGGGATGTCCAGGACCACCCTGGTCCCCCGCTCCGGCGCCGGGACCATGTCGAAGGTGCCGCCCAACTCGC is a genomic window of Streptomyces sp. WP-1 containing:
- a CDS encoding diacylglycerol kinase family protein — protein: MRALLVVNPAATTTSARRRDVLTHALASEMKLEAVTTEYRGHARDLGRQAAESDDIDMVVALGGDGTVNEVVNGLLHAGPDLDRLPGLAVVPGGSTNVFARALGLPNDPVEATGALLDALREKRERVVGLGLASGTPGSEDEGVPARWFTFNAGLGFDAGVVGRVEQQRELGKKSTHALYVRQVIRQFLGEANRRHGLITLERPGEDPIEDLVVAIVSNTSPWTYLGNRPMYTSPKASFDSGIDVLGLSRLSTAAVARYGTQLLTSSPERGPHGRHAFPLHDLDHFTLHSKAPLPLQMDGDHLGLRRSVTFTGVRRALRVIV
- a CDS encoding WhiB family transcriptional regulator, whose product is MDWRHNAVCREEDPELFFPIGNTGPALLQIEEAKAVCRRCPVIEQCLQWALESGQDSGVWGGLSEDERRAMKRRAARNRARQASA